In Panicum virgatum strain AP13 chromosome 4N, P.virgatum_v5, whole genome shotgun sequence, a single window of DNA contains:
- the LOC120669585 gene encoding THO complex subunit 4D-like: MATSLDVPLDDLIKSRNGRGRGRGRGQIVGRGRSDGQRLSRGTWRGRGTGTFRGRGLGVPSRRPLGVNTRSSSFAIAKSFNKAKDFVWRHDLFEDSMVAAGLSGIESGTKLYISNLHYGVTREDIQELFSEMGHLKHCAVHYDNNRHPTGSAEVIFTRRSEALAALKRYNNVRLDGKAMKIEVIGADLGISAAATPRISVVPGARGRGQREVVMMPGGTGFGRGAAGSSSSLPGWKRGGFAQRGGGQVRGGFTQRGGGQVRGRGRGRGRSSFGQGRGRGYVRKGNVEKSAEQLDKELDNYHSGAMNVD, encoded by the exons ATGGCAACCTCTTTGGATGTTCCACTGGATGATTTAATTAAAAGCAGAAAtgggaggggaaggggaagaggCAGGGGACAAATAGTGGGTCGAGGCAGAAGTGACGGCCAGAGATTGAGTCGTGGCACATGGCGTGGGCGTGGTACTGGCACCTTCCGTGGAAGGGGACTTGGTGTGCCTTCGCGAAGGCCACTTGGTGTTAATACTCGGTCTTCATCCTTTGCTATTGCCAAG TCATTCAATAAAGCAAAGGATTTTGTTTGGAGACATGATCTATTTGAGGATAGCATGGTGGCAGCCGGGCTTTCTGGGATAGAATCTGGTACAAAACTGTACATTTCAAACTTGCACTATGGAGTGACAAGGGAAGATATACAG GAGCTTTTTTCAGAAATGGGTCATTTGAAGCACTGTGCTGTTCACTACGACAATAATAGACACCCAACC GGTTCTGCTGAGGTGATATTCACCAGGAGAAGCGAAGCTCTTGCGGCGCTGAAACGATATAATAATGTGCGCCTTGATGGGAAGGCAATGAAGATTGAAGTGATAGGAGCAGATTTAGGTATATCTGCAGCTGCCACACCCCGGATTAGTGTTGTTCCTGGTGCAAGGGGAAGAGGACAGAGAGAAGTTGTAATGAT GCCTGGTGGAACTGGGTTTGGTCGAGGTGCAGCTGGCTCATCTAGTTCGCTTCCTGG GTGGAAGCGTGGAGGTTTTGCTCAAAGAGGGGGCGGACAAGTGCGCGGAGGTTTTACCCAAAGAGGGGGAGGACAAGTGCGTGGTCGCGGGCGGGGCCGTGGGCGTAGTAGCTTTGGTCAAGGCCGTGGACGTGGCTATGTGCGCAAGGGAAACGTGGAGAAATCAGCTGAACAATTGGACAAGGAGCTCGACAACTACCATTCTGGCGCGATGAATGTTGACTAA
- the LOC120669584 gene encoding condensin complex subunit 3-like translates to MAPAAAVASAGAGESARLAREVARVLDDCRASLAVHQRKLRELAAIRAASGGGGCFLPAFCVAVTPLFDLARRSPGSERAARFVAAFASASASSADGGGDGFLEGFIRFLMTASEAAHRPARLRACQIISEIIMRLPDDAEVSDDIWDDLIDAMKVRVQDKIPAIRSFAVRALSRFAGDGEDGGIVDLFLETLDNEQNAEVRKTIVLSLPPSNATLESVIESTHDVSELVRRAAYSVLSAKFPLQSLSIKQRTTVLHRGLSDRSASVNNECLKMLKDQWLTKYCGGDVIALLRFLDVETYESVGESVMVVLLKDGALRVQDGHSIRQYFAANGENEGEQVSNIQLMDAEVALYWKIMCKNLQAEAQVKGSEAATTTGAEAAVYASEASDTNDLLDNVLPSTITDYVALVKAHLSAGPNYQFTSRQLLLLGEMLEFSDTMNRKIASSFLHELLVRPLEHEVDDDGNQIAIGDGVSLGGDKEWAKAVAELAKKVHSSVGEFEMVVSAVVEELAIPCRERTADFMQWMHCLAVTGLLLENTSTLRNLQVTAIGPSQLLHSLLLPAAKQNHVDVQRAALRCLCLLGLLENRPNAELVKQLRVSFINGPDLVSAMACKSLIDLVTWHGPQEIDQAIGIELPDPSYKKSQFTQVDLSEMNDDDLNINVLDILFSGFHKDDWEFSLEGDNHDNVPTILGEGFAKILLSENFPSIPSDLHTVILSQLIRLYFSEETKELERLKQCLSVFFQHYPALSDKHKSSICSAFVPVMRAMWPGLYGNAGGSPHVISKRRKLAVQASRFMVQMVQTQLFSTESMDQASKSPESVSGSADVSNSFNISEEGLAIRIAVEVASCPDKKTAAGKAYALALCKVAVLLRFRQSEQKAIKCMRGLINSLAASVASDKELMKELAQMAARLRSLDACPDKELPQDEVEAIFKELGLDGGFKLDTNQAVPLTPAVRPVRPPAPSRRRARRAASSSDESDENEVNLPAASVNRVPATPSMSAARSQRASKTAALSKMSAKPTATAASSGESDDQSDLTSDEDSSGEDSS, encoded by the exons AtggcgcccgccgcggccgtcgccagcgccggcgccggagagtCCGCCCGCCTCGCGCGTGAGGTGGCGCGGGTGCTGGACGACTGCCGCGCCTCCCTAGCCGTGCACCAGCGGAAGCTGCGGGAGCTCGCGGccatccgcgccgcctccggaggcggcggctgcttCCTCCCCGCCTTCTGCGTCGCCGTCACGCCGCTCTTCGACCTCGCCCGCCGGTCCCCGGGATCCGAACGCGCTGCCCGCTTCGTCGCCGCCTTCGCGTCGGCGTCCGCCTCTTCGGCCGACGGTGGAGGGGACGGGTTCCTCGAGGGCTTCATTCGCTTCCTCATGACCGCGTCCGAGGCCGCGCACCGCCCCGCGCGACTCCGCGCGTGCCAAATTATCTCCGAG ATTATAATGCGGTTGCCAGATGATGCTGAAGTGAGTGATGACATTTgggatgatttgattgatgccATGAAGGTTCGGGTTCAGGATAAAATCCCTGCTATTCGTTCCTTTGCTGTGCGTGCATTATCCCGTTTTGCGGGTGATGGAGAGGATGGTGGAATTGTTGATCTCTTTCTAGAGACCCTAGACAATGAACAAAATGCT GAGGTCCGAAAGACAATTGTTTTGTCTCTTCCACCATCTAATGCTACATTGGAGAGTGTTATTGAATCAACACACGACGTTAGTGAATTAGTTAGGAGAGCAGCATATTCTGTGCTTTCAGCTAAATTCCCTCTGCAGAGTCTTAG CATCAAGCAAAGGACTACTGTCCTTCACAGGGGCCTCTCTGATAGGTCTGCTTCAGTAAACAATGAGTGCCTGAAGATGCTGAAGGATCAGTGGCTTACTAAGTACTGTGGAGGAGATGTAATTGCCCTTCTCAGGTTTCTTGATGTTGAGACATACGAATCAGTTGGAGAATCTGTGATGGTGGTTCTTCTGAAAGATGGCGCTTTGCGAGTGCAAGATGGGCACAGTATTAGGCAGTACTTCGCTGCAAATGGTGAGAATGAAG GAGAACAAGTATCAAATATTCAACTCATGGATGCTGAGGTTGCTCTTTACTGGAAAATCATGTGCAAGAATTTGCAAGCTGAAGCGCAG GTCAAAGGCTCAGAGGCTGCAACAACTACAGGTGCAGAAGCAGCAGTTtatgcttccgaggcttctgatACAAATGATCTTCTAGACAATGTCCTTCCCAGCACAATTACTGATTATGTTGCTTTGGTAAAAGCACACCTTTCTGCTG GACCAAATTATCAGTTTACATCAAGGCAACTGTTGTTGCTTGGTGAAATGCTGGAGTTTTCTGATACAATGAACCGAAAGATAGCGAGTTCTTTTCTGCATGAGCTTCTGGTCAGGCCTCTTGAACATGAAGTTGATGATGATGGGAACCAGATTGCAATAGGAGATGGTGTGAGTCTTGGAGGAGACAAAGAATGGGCAAAAGCAGTGGCAGAGTTGGCCAAAAAGGTGCATTCTTCTGTTGGTGAATTTGAGATGGTGGTCTCCGCTGTTGTTGAAGAGCTGGCCATACCTTGTAGAGAGAGAACAGCTGACTTCATGCAGTGGATGCATTGTCTTGCTGTGACCGGTCTTCTTCTTGAGAATACTTCTACCCTACGGAATCTGCAGGTCACAGCAATCGGGCCTTCACAACTGCTTCACTCTTTGTTGCTTCCTGCT GCAAAGCAAAATCATGTTGATGTACAAAGGGCTGCTTTAAGATGCCTTTGTCTTCTTGGATTGTTAGAGAATAGACCTAATGCAGAATTGGTGAAGCAGTTACGTGTATCTTTCATCAATGGGCCTGACCTCGTTAGTGCCATGGCATGCAAGTCCTTGATTGATCTTGTAACTTGGCATGGTCCACAAGAAATAGATCAGGCCATTGGAATTGAATTGCCAGATCCTAGCTATAAAAAGTCTCAGTTCACTCAAGTTGACCTTTCtgaaatgaatgatgatgatctAAACATTAACGTTCTTGATATTCTATTTTCTGGTTTCCATAAAGATGACTGGGAATTCAGTCTCGAGGGCGATAACCATGATAATGTCCCAACCATACTAGGTGAAGGTTTTGCAAAAATTCTTCTTAGTGAGAATTTTCCAAGTATACCTTCTGATTTGCACACTGTTATCCTATCCCAACTCATTAGATTGTATTTCTCGGAGGAAACTAAAGAACTTGAAAG ATTGAAACAATGTCTGTCTGTCTTCTTTCAGCATTATCCTGCACTTTCAGACAAGCACAAG AGTTCTATCTGTAGTGCATTTGTACCAGTCATGAGGGCTATGTGGCCTGGTTTATATGGTAACGCTGGGGGTAGTCCGCATGTTATTTCGAAGAGACGTAAACTTGCAGTCCAAGCTTCTCGTTTTATGGTGCAAATGGTGCAAACCCAATTATTCTCAACAGAAAGTATGGATCAAGCTTCTAAGAGTCCTGAAAGTGTTTCAGGTTCAGCAGATGTGTCGAACAGTTTTAACATCAGTGAGGAAGGGCTCGCTATCCGCATAGCAGTGGAG GTAGCCAGTTGCCCAGATAAGAAGACCGCAGCTGGGAAAGCATATGCTTTGGCATTGTGCAAAGTTGCTGTGCTTCTTAGATTCCGGCAATCAGAACAGAAGGCCATCAAGTGCATGAGAGGCCTGATTAATTCTTTGGCGGCTTCAGTGGCTTCCGATAAGGAGCTCATGAAAGAGCTAGCTCAAATGGCAGCACGGCTTAGATCGCTTGATGCATGCCCAGACAAAGAATTGCCACAGGATGAAGTCGAGGCCATATTCA AGGAACTAGGATTAGATGGTGGCTTCAAGTTGGACACCAATCAAGCAGTGCCTTTAACGCCAGCAGTGCGGCCGGTCCGACCTCCAGCTCCCTCCAGGAGAAGAGCAAGACGAGCGGCATCCTCCAGCGATGAAAGTGACGAGAATGAAGTTAACTTGCCTGCAGCCTCGGTGAACAGGGTTCCAGCCACTCCCAGCATGTCTGCCGCCCGTTCCCAGAGAGCAAGCAAGACTGCCGCTTTGAGCAAGATGTCAGCAAAGCctactgctactgctgcttCCAGCGGTGAATCGGACGACCAATCTGACCTGACGAGTGATGAGGATTCCTCCGGTGAGGATTCATCGTAG